A part of Paenibacillus sp. IHBB 10380 genomic DNA contains:
- the efeO gene encoding iron uptake system protein EfeO encodes MKFHSAVPASLIAASILFTGCANKDDASNATGSVNESTSSADNKPTATKTVTTDQTVSIDFTSAIDQYRNFVIEQCDIFVKETEKFTNAVKEGKLEEAKALYAPTRMYYERIEPIAEALGDLDPNIDARVNDVEEANWRGFHRIEKSLWEDGTTDGQEEYADQLLKDAQLLRAKVETVEIDAAMMVTGAVELLNEISSSKVTGEEELYSHTDLYDFVANVEGASKIYEILKPALATKDADLEKQIGERFTALLKELEPFKEGKGYISYEQLKEEEVRTLSQNLDALAEPLSNMGTILGV; translated from the coding sequence ATGAAATTTCATTCTGCTGTTCCCGCTAGTCTTATTGCCGCTTCTATTCTATTTACCGGATGTGCCAACAAGGACGACGCTAGCAATGCCACCGGCTCTGTAAATGAATCAACCTCATCTGCAGATAACAAGCCTACAGCTACAAAGACTGTCACAACGGATCAGACGGTCTCAATCGATTTCACCTCGGCCATCGATCAATACCGTAACTTTGTTATTGAGCAATGCGATATATTTGTGAAGGAAACGGAGAAGTTTACGAACGCAGTTAAGGAAGGTAAATTGGAGGAAGCCAAAGCTTTATATGCCCCAACCCGTATGTATTATGAACGAATTGAACCTATTGCAGAGGCACTAGGCGATCTTGATCCTAATATCGATGCTCGTGTGAATGATGTTGAAGAAGCCAATTGGCGAGGATTCCATCGCATAGAGAAAAGTCTATGGGAAGATGGCACAACGGATGGGCAGGAAGAATATGCTGATCAATTACTTAAAGACGCTCAATTGCTTCGAGCCAAAGTAGAGACCGTAGAAATCGATGCCGCCATGATGGTAACAGGTGCGGTTGAACTACTAAATGAAATATCGTCTTCGAAAGTCACAGGTGAGGAAGAACTATACTCTCATACCGATTTATATGATTTCGTAGCCAACGTAGAAGGCGCAAGTAAGATCTATGAAATCTTAAAACCTGCACTCGCAACAAAAGATGCTGATTTGGAAAAACAAATCGGCGAACGTTTTACTGCGCTACTGAAAGAACTTGAGCCCTTCAAGGAAGGCAAAGGATATATTTCATACGAGCAGTTGAAAGAGGAAGAAGTTCGTACACTAAGTCAAAATTTAGATGCCCTTGCCGAACCCCTCTCAAATATGGGTACTATTTTGGGAGTGTAA
- a CDS encoding helix-turn-helix domain-containing protein encodes MDYMQLGSRLRQERLKHNLTQERLAEKIDVSHAYIGQIERGERSLTLETLIKLANQLGVTADDLLHSSLKMKESHFIHKITQLLQDRPTHEQQMALSMLEVMFTHLDQNSTK; translated from the coding sequence ATGGATTATATGCAATTAGGATCGCGGTTGCGTCAAGAAAGACTTAAACATAATCTTACCCAAGAAAGATTGGCAGAGAAGATCGACGTCTCTCATGCCTACATTGGACAGATTGAACGTGGAGAGCGAAGCCTCACACTCGAAACCCTTATCAAGTTAGCCAATCAATTGGGAGTAACGGCAGATGATTTACTTCACTCATCCCTCAAAATGAAGGAAAGTCACTTCATTCATAAAATTACACAATTGCTCCAGGACCGTCCAACTCATGAGCAGCAAATGGCATTAAGCATGCTTGAAGTTATGTTTACTCATTTGGATCAGAATTCTACGAAGTAA
- a CDS encoding glycosyltransferase family 4 protein — protein MKILLVTYWGLTNMGGIWTYMNQLASRLEQQGYEVDLMGTDIENDALYILNKNKSFNKKEVREILREKTISNILTSYQTSHEQILSLEVERNTFELGATYLGIDQYDLIHAQDPISSYAISRILDKKIPLIASFHGSFAREMFFEYQSITPTLTWKEFKKTDLCMYYQSMEYLGAHVADRLIVSSYWIKKTIMELGIPTEKFRIVPYGINLNTYDTKSKVEFAVLPPLGKKVIMYTGRLEYIKGVQLLIEALGKLKKNRQDWVCWIVGEGSMRKELQSRCIQLDIQQDVVLWGEQENIPSILCKADIYVQPSLQDTQPFSVTEAQLAGIPCIVSNTTGMPEMIQHELTGWLTPPDNPELLCERIAFVLKHDHIRVMVGKHAKIWATEHRSLEVMFEATLRAYLELMHV, from the coding sequence ATGAAAATTTTACTTGTGACTTACTGGGGTTTAACAAATATGGGAGGAATTTGGACGTACATGAACCAGTTAGCCTCCAGGCTTGAGCAGCAAGGGTATGAAGTTGATCTCATGGGAACTGACATTGAGAACGACGCTTTATACATTCTAAATAAAAATAAGTCTTTTAATAAAAAAGAAGTTCGAGAAATACTCCGAGAAAAAACAATCTCTAATATCCTCACCTCATATCAAACTAGTCATGAACAAATCCTCAGCTTAGAAGTAGAACGTAACACTTTTGAACTGGGCGCAACCTACTTGGGAATCGATCAATACGATCTGATCCATGCACAAGATCCCATATCTTCCTATGCCATAAGCCGTATTCTTGATAAAAAAATCCCTCTAATTGCTAGCTTCCATGGTTCTTTTGCAAGAGAGATGTTCTTCGAGTACCAATCCATCACTCCAACCTTGACATGGAAAGAATTTAAGAAGACAGACCTATGTATGTACTATCAATCTATGGAATACTTAGGCGCTCATGTAGCAGATCGACTTATCGTATCTTCTTATTGGATTAAAAAGACGATTATGGAGCTTGGTATTCCAACAGAAAAATTTCGTATAGTTCCCTATGGAATTAATCTAAATACCTATGATACCAAGTCTAAAGTGGAATTCGCAGTTCTTCCACCCTTAGGGAAAAAAGTAATTATGTACACGGGACGCTTAGAATATATAAAGGGAGTGCAGCTATTAATTGAGGCGCTTGGTAAATTAAAAAAAAACCGCCAGGATTGGGTATGTTGGATCGTTGGAGAGGGAAGCATGCGTAAGGAGCTTCAGTCTCGCTGTATTCAATTAGATATCCAGCAGGATGTTGTGTTATGGGGGGAACAAGAAAATATTCCTTCCATTCTATGTAAAGCGGATATTTACGTCCAACCTAGCTTACAGGATACCCAACCCTTCTCCGTAACTGAGGCCCAGCTTGCTGGAATACCTTGTATCGTATCCAATACTACCGGGATGCCAGAAATGATTCAGCATGAACTTACCGGTTGGTTAACCCCTCCAGATAATCCAGAACTTCTATGCGAAAGAATTGCTTTCGTGTTAAAGCATGATCATATCCGCGTTATGGTTGGAAAGCATGCTAAAATCTGGGCTACCGAACATCGATCCCTTGAAGTGATGTTTGAAGCCACATTAAGAGCATACCTAGAATTGATGCATGTATAA
- a CDS encoding glycosyltransferase family 4 protein encodes MRFTFPILTLCHGGAQRMLVEITNRLTKGGHEVYIVMPKQGVIKYDIYSNLVHTTHTELYESDFPISDIIISNFYTTVPVAEQASKNGKGIHIRLSLCYEPTFLTENHVSFPSYHMVPNLLVLSGWQQQMIFNNHGIYGSIVPVGVNYFFKNLKIRSETEQSVNVSAIIRMPEGGFAWHREQNYLIEQLTKVKTQFPSVQINLISPPGEYYQSPILQTLKDTGYFVIYTPADDLELRYHYNQTDIFVSSGTYDTGSLPGLEAMRCGAALVTLYAGGNTEYAVNEVNCLMTYRYENKLATDIIRLLENPALRKELAMKGERDSYHFSWERSYTAFERAVLDMVSRANL; translated from the coding sequence ATGCGATTTACATTTCCTATACTAACGTTGTGTCATGGTGGAGCTCAGAGGATGCTAGTAGAGATTACAAATCGGCTCACTAAAGGTGGACACGAGGTCTACATTGTTATGCCAAAGCAAGGTGTTATTAAATATGATATTTACTCTAATCTCGTTCATACAACTCATACAGAATTGTATGAATCTGATTTTCCGATAAGTGATATTATTATTTCTAATTTTTATACAACGGTTCCAGTAGCTGAGCAAGCAAGTAAGAACGGAAAGGGTATCCATATTCGTCTTTCGTTGTGTTATGAGCCTACATTCTTGACAGAAAATCATGTATCCTTTCCTAGCTATCACATGGTGCCTAACTTACTTGTTTTATCTGGCTGGCAGCAGCAAATGATATTTAATAACCATGGTATATATGGAAGTATAGTTCCCGTGGGAGTTAATTATTTCTTTAAAAATCTTAAAATTCGTTCCGAGACAGAGCAATCTGTAAATGTATCAGCCATAATTAGAATGCCTGAAGGTGGCTTTGCATGGCATCGAGAACAGAATTATTTGATTGAGCAATTAACAAAGGTTAAAACTCAGTTTCCTTCTGTTCAGATTAACTTGATCTCACCACCAGGCGAATATTATCAGTCTCCAATCTTGCAAACATTGAAGGATACAGGTTATTTCGTTATCTACACACCTGCTGATGATCTGGAATTGAGATATCACTACAACCAGACAGATATTTTTGTGAGTTCAGGTACCTATGATACAGGCTCATTACCAGGTCTTGAAGCGATGCGATGTGGTGCAGCATTGGTGACTTTGTACGCTGGAGGAAATACGGAATATGCAGTAAATGAAGTGAATTGCTTGATGACCTATAGATATGAGAACAAGTTGGCTACTGATATTATTAGACTTTTAGAGAATCCAGCTCTACGTAAGGAATTAGCAATGAAGGGAGAGCGAGATTCATATCACTTTTCTTGGGAAAGAAGTTATACTGCATTTGAAAGAGCTGTGTTAGATATGGTTAGTCGTGCAAATTTATGA
- a CDS encoding FTR1 family iron permease: MLLSIRLSRIRITAWVSALLIVCCICAYPISVSAENDNNSAIDQLMPAVGSVLVEAGQRQWDTALDDLQYVQQLWDTLQSKEPASETALANDIDSALTEARQKLEIKDIQAAKKSLSTLAKSVDRYISAVQPKSEQDTNRGPETARKLLSYAKESMVAMEQEDWTKAEQSYQYIVKDWKKSESAIRQDQFNVYGQLETQITLVRVNLQADPIKGDQAKLQMQKLISLLEDYSEGKTNNSITTDKHTLKDLLQVLKSARNQVQDGQIDQAAQNMEQFITLWPSVEGEVQLYSAKLYTEIENQMTAVSGYLLSKPPLLAKAIQTMDDMLTSLEPISSNQTYTAWDASLILLREGLEAILVLAALLSYLKRSGIDHGKKWIWSGAGVGLILSFILAVVLHYTISQATSGSTREFIEGITGLVAVIMMLTVGYWMHSKANITAWNNYVKDQVNNALAKGSLWSLFAVSGLAILREGAETTIFYVGMAPSIDPFQLILGISIALAILVVVGYAIIVLSVKLPIRGFFLTATLLIYYLVLRFLGQSIHALQVAGQFPAHTHEYLPSFSWLGMYPTWETSIPQFILLVYIVWQFIIKKPHK; the protein is encoded by the coding sequence ATGCTATTATCCATTCGATTATCACGCATAAGAATTACGGCATGGGTGAGTGCTCTCCTCATTGTCTGTTGCATATGTGCCTATCCCATTTCTGTTTCAGCAGAAAATGACAACAATTCCGCTATCGATCAACTCATGCCTGCTGTCGGTAGCGTTCTTGTAGAAGCAGGTCAACGACAATGGGATACTGCGTTAGACGATTTACAGTATGTGCAACAACTGTGGGATACATTACAATCTAAAGAACCTGCTAGTGAAACCGCCTTGGCTAACGATATTGACTCCGCATTAACCGAAGCTAGACAAAAACTTGAAATCAAAGACATCCAAGCAGCTAAAAAATCATTATCCACGCTAGCCAAGTCCGTAGATCGATATATTTCTGCTGTCCAACCCAAATCTGAACAGGATACTAATAGAGGACCCGAAACAGCTAGAAAACTGCTCTCCTATGCTAAAGAAAGTATGGTAGCCATGGAGCAGGAAGATTGGACAAAAGCAGAACAAAGCTATCAATATATTGTAAAAGACTGGAAAAAATCCGAGTCTGCTATCCGTCAAGACCAATTTAATGTATATGGACAATTAGAAACTCAAATTACTCTAGTCCGTGTAAATCTTCAGGCAGATCCTATTAAAGGAGATCAAGCAAAACTGCAGATGCAGAAGCTTATCAGCTTACTTGAAGATTATTCAGAAGGTAAAACAAACAACAGTATCACCACTGACAAACATACGCTTAAAGATTTACTTCAAGTTCTAAAGTCTGCACGTAATCAGGTTCAGGATGGACAAATAGATCAAGCGGCTCAGAACATGGAACAATTTATTACATTATGGCCTTCTGTAGAAGGTGAAGTACAATTATATTCTGCGAAACTATATACCGAAATCGAGAATCAAATGACAGCTGTATCTGGCTATTTACTCTCGAAACCGCCTTTACTCGCCAAAGCAATACAAACTATGGATGATATGCTTACATCCCTAGAACCCATTTCAAGTAATCAGACATATACCGCTTGGGATGCGTCGCTCATTCTACTTCGTGAAGGATTAGAAGCCATCTTAGTGTTAGCGGCCTTACTCTCCTACCTTAAGCGTAGTGGTATTGATCATGGAAAGAAGTGGATATGGTCTGGAGCAGGTGTCGGCTTAATCCTGAGTTTCATCCTCGCTGTTGTGCTTCATTACACGATTTCTCAAGCAACATCGGGAAGTACACGTGAATTTATTGAAGGAATTACAGGTCTGGTAGCTGTCATCATGATGCTAACTGTAGGTTATTGGATGCACAGTAAAGCGAATATCACTGCATGGAACAATTATGTGAAAGATCAAGTAAATAATGCACTGGCTAAGGGTAGCTTGTGGTCATTATTTGCCGTATCTGGACTTGCTATTCTTCGTGAGGGAGCAGAGACAACGATCTTCTATGTAGGGATGGCTCCTTCTATTGATCCTTTCCAGCTCATCTTAGGGATTAGCATTGCACTTGCCATTCTTGTTGTCGTTGGCTATGCCATTATCGTACTAAGTGTTAAATTACCCATCCGTGGTTTTTTCCTTACGGCTACACTGTTAATTTACTATTTAGTGTTACGATTTCTTGGTCAAAGTATTCATGCATTACAAGTTGCAGGTCAATTCCCTGCACATACCCATGAATATTTACCCTCCTTTTCGTGGCTAGGTATGTATCCCACTTGGGAAACATCCATCCCTCAGTTCATATTACTCGTTTATATCGTCTGGCAATTTATCATCAAAAAACCACATAAATAA
- a CDS encoding YhcN/YlaJ family sporulation lipoprotein, translated as MIRSKAINLSLSTALLVSMFGVAGCMTKEPANTNINTKNVRNTNDDRRIGVNSLRDGRDRLTTRNNTTMDQMTNLHVDRKLAAKIAAIKGVRSANVFLTDDNAYVAVSLDNAGNTVNNLSVGRGPAYINSANGINGLNGVRDVNNNVNGLNGVRDVNNNVNGLNGVRDVNNNVNGINGQYNSYRNDSKGNRGLNGTTATGSYGLLRDMTSDNNGIEGNGYRAKNIQNNNARTSNYHNKVTPLDNEGVRYNRSSTAVNNIPTEIRKQITSIVQKQVPGIKKVYASSDPDFVARLNTFATTYGTGVNNVNNTNLVTDFKKLVYRIFPMHDSTMDPDK; from the coding sequence ATGATACGATCGAAAGCAATTAATTTATCTTTATCGACAGCGCTTCTTGTAAGTATGTTTGGTGTAGCGGGGTGTATGACGAAAGAGCCAGCCAACACGAATATTAATACGAAGAACGTTCGTAACACTAATGATGATAGACGTATTGGAGTTAATTCGTTACGTGATGGTAGAGACCGATTAACTACACGTAATAACACAACAATGGATCAGATGACGAATCTGCATGTCGATCGTAAACTTGCGGCCAAAATTGCAGCAATCAAAGGAGTCCGTTCAGCTAATGTATTCTTGACGGATGACAATGCTTACGTTGCTGTTTCTTTGGACAACGCCGGTAATACAGTGAATAACTTAAGTGTGGGAAGAGGGCCAGCATATATCAATAGTGCAAATGGAATAAATGGTCTAAATGGAGTAAGAGATGTAAACAACAATGTCAATGGTCTAAATGGAGTAAGAGATGTAAACAATAATGTAAATGGTCTAAATGGTGTAAGGGATGTAAACAATAATGTAAATGGTATAAACGGTCAGTATAACTCTTACAGAAATGACAGTAAAGGAAACAGAGGATTAAATGGCACGACGGCGACAGGAAGTTACGGCCTATTACGTGATATGACTTCTGATAATAATGGTATTGAAGGAAATGGATATAGAGCTAAAAATATCCAGAATAACAATGCTAGAACAAGTAACTATCATAACAAGGTTACACCACTAGACAATGAAGGTGTAAGATATAATCGAAGTAGTACAGCTGTAAATAATATCCCTACGGAGATTAGAAAACAAATTACATCCATTGTACAGAAACAAGTACCTGGAATCAAAAAGGTATATGCATCTTCTGATCCAGACTTTGTAGCACGTCTAAACACATTTGCTACAACGTATGGTACTGGAGTAAACAATGTGAATAACACTAATTTAGTGACTGATTTCAAAAAATTGGTTTATCGTATATTCCCAATGCACGATAGTACCATGGATCCAGATAAATAA
- a CDS encoding glycosyltransferase family 4 protein, with the protein MKVLFTFYVPSGGVETLNRLRCIALQKHGIEGHLLYLQWGAGQQNIHNIPTYITSDDSEISSLLHEHNYDAIVVISDYFMLERLRSLGYQGPLLFEAQGFGTLEQATATITEAATFLERYCSAVLLPQTSHLIEIFINLCPWLPRFIIPNLLETSSFTHLTTESPPYPAIAWVGRLEANKNWKEFLNISYQLLQIQPNIGIWMFQDANLFDERDRDEFTIMVQQLHLDSVIGYFSNIPHHEMPRYYSMVGDSGGFLLSTSILEGFGYAVAEAMSCKCPVLSTDSDGVRSFITHNTTGKFYPRGNITKAVEEGIEIMRNKPLRHLIRTQGQKHIASHFSPEQYVTSFRQMMNELHVF; encoded by the coding sequence TTGAAGGTATTGTTCACATTCTATGTTCCGAGTGGTGGAGTTGAAACACTTAATCGCCTGCGCTGTATTGCCCTACAAAAACACGGTATTGAGGGACATTTACTATATCTTCAATGGGGAGCAGGTCAGCAAAATATTCATAATATCCCTACTTATATAACTTCTGATGACTCAGAAATTTCCTCTTTATTGCATGAACACAATTACGATGCCATTGTCGTAATATCGGATTACTTTATGTTGGAACGTCTACGTTCACTCGGATACCAAGGTCCACTTCTCTTTGAAGCTCAAGGATTTGGAACACTTGAACAAGCTACAGCCACGATAACTGAAGCGGCAACTTTCCTTGAGCGCTATTGCAGCGCTGTTCTACTCCCACAAACTTCCCACTTAATTGAAATTTTTATTAATCTATGCCCGTGGTTACCCCGATTTATCATTCCAAATCTGCTAGAAACCTCATCCTTTACGCATCTTACGACGGAATCTCCTCCTTATCCTGCAATTGCATGGGTTGGCAGATTGGAAGCCAATAAAAATTGGAAGGAATTCCTAAATATTAGTTATCAACTCTTACAGATACAACCTAATATAGGAATTTGGATGTTCCAAGACGCCAATTTATTCGATGAACGAGATCGCGACGAATTCACAATCATGGTTCAACAACTACACTTAGATTCTGTCATTGGGTATTTCTCCAATATTCCGCATCATGAAATGCCTAGATATTACTCTATGGTTGGAGATTCTGGAGGATTTCTATTATCGACTTCAATCCTAGAAGGATTCGGATATGCCGTAGCTGAAGCTATGAGCTGTAAATGTCCTGTTCTTAGTACCGATTCCGATGGTGTTCGGTCATTCATTACTCATAATACTACAGGTAAGTTCTATCCTCGTGGCAACATTACCAAAGCTGTTGAAGAAGGAATAGAGATCATGCGAAATAAGCCATTACGCCATTTGATTCGAACTCAAGGACAGAAACACATAGCTTCACATTTTTCTCCCGAACAATATGTAACTTCTTTTCGTCAAATGATGAATGAACTTCACGTTTTTTAG
- a CDS encoding LacI family DNA-binding transcriptional regulator, translating into MANIKEIARIAGVSVTTVSRVLNDHPYVSKDKRAAVQNTIEQLNYTRNMNAVHLITGRTKTIAVVMPYISLFYFSVIMEGLAHEALLSQYRLILCQTDYRSEEEIKVLDMLRNKEIDGVVIVSTALKPEVIEEYTIYGPIVTCQDSGERSFSSVYIEHYSAFRHGLQYLSDKGHRKIGCCMGRKLGSSNSIRLSAFHDFLAESDFPFQEEWMIFDCLNEEDGAEVLHRLLNMTERPDAIIVTGDHVAAGLIIEAGKHHIRIPEDLAVIGFDNQPIGRLLGLTTIDNQLFEMGAAAFRIIHGQITGDGGGQPIYRKLDYHIIERSTV; encoded by the coding sequence ATGGCTAACATAAAAGAAATCGCACGCATCGCTGGTGTTTCCGTAACTACCGTATCGCGTGTGCTCAATGATCATCCTTATGTCAGTAAGGACAAAAGAGCCGCTGTGCAGAACACTATAGAGCAATTAAACTACACCCGGAATATGAACGCCGTACATCTCATTACCGGCCGCACGAAAACAATAGCTGTGGTTATGCCCTATATTAGCCTTTTTTATTTCTCAGTCATTATGGAGGGTCTTGCTCATGAAGCGTTGTTATCGCAATACCGGCTGATTTTGTGTCAAACTGATTACCGTTCCGAAGAGGAAATTAAGGTACTCGACATGCTACGCAACAAGGAAATTGACGGCGTTGTCATCGTGTCTACAGCACTGAAGCCTGAAGTCATTGAGGAATATACGATTTACGGCCCCATTGTAACCTGTCAGGATAGTGGCGAACGCAGCTTTTCCTCTGTATATATAGAGCATTATTCTGCCTTCCGCCACGGTCTGCAATATTTATCCGACAAGGGACACCGTAAAATTGGATGCTGCATGGGAAGAAAACTTGGCAGTAGTAACTCTATTAGACTATCCGCTTTCCATGACTTCCTTGCAGAATCTGACTTCCCTTTTCAAGAGGAGTGGATGATATTTGACTGTCTGAATGAAGAGGACGGCGCTGAGGTGCTGCATAGACTGTTAAATATGACAGAGCGGCCTGACGCTATCATTGTTACCGGGGATCATGTCGCTGCCGGTCTGATCATTGAAGCAGGGAAGCATCACATTCGCATCCCTGAAGACCTCGCAGTGATCGGATTTGATAACCAGCCTATTGGTAGACTGCTAGGACTAACAACAATAGATAATCAGCTATTCGAGATGGGCGCTGCCGCATTTCGAATCATTCACGGACAGATTACCGGAGATGGTGGAGGACAACCTATATACCGAAAACTGGATTACCACATAATAGAGCGCTCTACAGTGTAA
- the efeB gene encoding iron uptake transporter deferrochelatase/peroxidase subunit: protein MMEPSESNNQPESILKKKINRRELLRIASVGGIGLMLGGAGIGGILSTRTKVKSEEASISNIDRIPFHGKHQAGIVTPAQNFICCAAFDITTSDIGEVRKLFQVWTEATLTMTQGSLIGSNNNQNLPPSDTGEAAGLSPSRSTITFGVGPSFFDSRFGLQSKRPANFQDLPSFRGDQLQPQWCGGDLMVQVCADDMQVAFHAIRNLTRLARGKAVLRWTQDGFQRTTQADPSAGTPRNLLGFKDGTGNPDVSDPDLMNQVVWAQNTDGATWMTGGSYMVVRRVRMLIEVWDRSSLKDQEATFGRYRDSGAPMGAQQEFDPVDVHATTPEGNLQIPANSHVALSHGDGTLKLLRRSYSYSSGIDSTRGQLDAGLLFISFQRDLYKQFVPIQQKLAAGDKLNEYISNIGSAVFACFPGIEQGRYIGDSLF from the coding sequence ATGATGGAACCTTCTGAATCTAATAATCAACCCGAATCTATTCTCAAGAAAAAAATCAACCGTCGTGAACTATTACGAATCGCTAGTGTGGGTGGGATTGGCCTCATGCTAGGCGGGGCTGGGATTGGCGGCATCCTGTCTACACGCACCAAAGTTAAGTCTGAGGAAGCTAGCATTTCCAACATAGATCGTATTCCATTTCATGGTAAGCATCAGGCTGGGATTGTTACACCCGCCCAGAATTTCATTTGCTGTGCAGCTTTTGATATCACTACTAGTGATATTGGTGAAGTACGCAAACTGTTTCAAGTATGGACTGAGGCTACCCTCACCATGACACAAGGGAGTCTGATTGGTAGTAATAATAATCAGAACCTTCCACCTTCAGATACAGGTGAAGCTGCGGGACTTTCACCTTCAAGAAGCACCATTACCTTTGGTGTTGGTCCCTCCTTCTTCGATTCACGATTTGGATTGCAGTCTAAGCGTCCTGCTAACTTTCAAGATCTTCCCTCCTTTCGGGGAGATCAGCTACAGCCCCAATGGTGTGGAGGTGACTTGATGGTACAGGTCTGTGCAGACGATATGCAGGTTGCCTTTCATGCTATTCGAAATTTAACTAGACTTGCTAGAGGTAAAGCCGTGCTTCGCTGGACACAAGATGGATTTCAGCGTACAACTCAAGCAGACCCATCTGCAGGAACGCCCCGTAATCTTCTTGGATTTAAGGATGGTACAGGCAATCCAGATGTATCTGACCCTGATCTCATGAACCAAGTCGTATGGGCTCAAAACACAGATGGTGCTACATGGATGACTGGCGGCAGTTACATGGTTGTAAGACGTGTCCGTATGCTCATCGAAGTGTGGGATCGATCTAGTCTCAAAGATCAGGAAGCAACCTTCGGGCGTTATCGTGATAGCGGTGCACCGATGGGAGCTCAACAAGAATTTGATCCTGTAGACGTTCATGCTACAACGCCTGAGGGTAATCTCCAGATTCCAGCCAATTCCCATGTGGCTTTATCTCATGGCGATGGAACCTTAAAGTTACTACGACGTTCTTATTCTTATTCTAGTGGGATAGATTCAACCCGAGGTCAGCTAGATGCAGGATTACTCTTTATAAGCTTTCAAAGAGATCTATATAAACAATTTGTGCCTATCCAGCAGAAGCTTGCTGCTGGGGATAAGCTTAACGAGTACATTTCTAATATTGGAAGTGCAGTTTTTGCTTGTTTTCCTGGCATTGAACAAGGAAGATATATAGGTGATTCTTTATTCTAA
- a CDS encoding helix-turn-helix domain-containing protein, producing MKGNNDHKSKFLLTHREREVFELLVQDKTTRDIAGQLFISEKTVRNHISNVMQKLNVKGRSQAVVELIKLGELVI from the coding sequence TTGAAGGGAAATAACGACCACAAGAGCAAATTTTTGTTGACCCACCGTGAACGAGAAGTATTTGAATTACTTGTTCAAGACAAAACGACACGAGATATCGCAGGGCAGTTATTCATAAGCGAAAAAACGGTGCGTAACCACATTTCAAATGTCATGCAAAAACTAAATGTCAAGGGACGTTCGCAAGCTGTTGTCGAGCTGATTAAGCTTGGCGAACTTGTGATTTGA